Below is a genomic region from Henckelia pumila isolate YLH828 chromosome 3, ASM3356847v2, whole genome shotgun sequence.
ACGAAAACATTATTACATGCATGCTATcatattcataaaataaatagcgCAATCTTTAGGTAATGAGGTTaacaaacaatatatatatctcCATACACACGAGACGAACTTGACCTTGTGCACTGGAACAATATTATTACGTACAATAGGTTGATTCAACATAAAAACAACATATATAAAACACGCGATCATGATCGACAAACCAAAAAACGTCAAaagttttgatatatatatatacgccgtatacataaaaaaaacatagtCGAATATGTCAAACTACATAACATGATATCGGATTTATGGTATTTTAGCGCAACTAAGAATCGACGTCTCAGTTGATATATATCAGTTGGGAATAAGTTTGAAAGGAGGTTTAACGAATGCTGGCGCTGGATCATAGCTTCCATAGTCTTTCGTATTCACATCAAGAAGAAGTCTTTTGTGTGCATCATCTATATCTTTTGTTTTTTGATAATGGCTATGAGGTTCCCATGATTTTTGCTGTGGGTATGAACTCACTTCCTTGGACTCCGGTGAAGTAGATCGCAAGCCTGCATGAAATGAGCAATATAATTaagggaaaattgttttttttgtcCTGTATATTTGacactttgcgattttagtcctttatatttttagatttcaattttaatttgctatctttatttttttggcaattttagtccttttttccgacgtggcgctgacgtgacatcaattcagtgctgatgtggagctgacgtgtacaatgTCACGTATGCATTTTCGagtaaaaaggaccgaaattgccaaaaatcggaacatacatgactaaaactgaaatataaaaacataaagaACCAAAATCGCAAACTGACAAATATACAtgaccaaatttgcagtttttccTATAATTAATTGTTTGAGTAAATTAAGTATTTAAAATGTTATATATGCATAGCTAGCATGTGAAGTACTTttgtattattctttaattaaaTTATCTGATTTTGTGAAAATATTTAATCACTAAAATATGACAACAAACTTCAATAATGAAGATGAATTTTTATCTGAGAGGCGAGAGCTAgctgaaataattaaatttttttttttttaaaaatgcatTTTAGAAAACTTCTTCATTCaaacaacaaacaacaactcGTATTCATCAATAGAATCCTATGATCATATTGTGGGGGGAAAAGCATATTAATTCAGTAAAAgaacaaggaaaaaaaaaacatatattaagAGGTTAATTAATTTCAAGACCATAGTACGTAGATGTTCGTAATTAATACACATACAATTTGACATTGATATATTACGGATTAAATTCTAGAAAATGATTTCAGCTCTGATTTAATTTCATGGTCGTTCTTGTGAAAATTAAGTTACATACCTGGAATAGAAGTTGACGATATGAGAAACAATACAATAATGGTTTTCTTGACAAGAATGAGACCCATTTTTTaggaaattttcaaatattttttctcCCTCTAAGCTGCAGAAGAAGGATTAATAATAATCTAAAGCATGCTCAAATTAAAGCGACAATCGGTTTATTAATACATTATAGAAAGGACATATTTAAGCTTTTTATAGCTTAAGGTTTGGAAATGTGACGTTGGGATAAGCTAAGGGACTCATCGCTTTACTGTTAATTGTGGGAATTACATATATAGatagtaattaattaatagtCTATATATAGTTTTAAGAATAATCATTCATATATATTCAGATATAAAGTCTTGAACTTAGGTAATAGGTACCTTGCATTTAATAAAATCTTTCATGTTAAGGATATTTTTGTAATTGAAGTGCAAGATTTTAAATATAAGGTATAAAACTAGGTGTTAAGTGTATACCTAGCATTTCTTGTTATTCTCATATTTACATTAATCATTAAGAATATTATGGGCAATGCTGAATACTTTCAAATTGAAGGTCAATGCGTGGTAGAGAAACCAAATGGCACAAGTTTGAATAATTTGTCGTTATAGAAATTATTATGTAAAAATGTAACAAACCAAATGTAATGcagttatataattttttaaagcgATAAATATAGTGTACTGAATCAGTATTGTTATATATGCTATAATACACACacccaaaataatataattgaGGTGGGATTAggaacaaattaattaacagAGCGGGAGAGAAAAATAGcgaggaaaaaaataattaaaagctAATTTGGTATGAGTTGGTGTGTTTACTTTACCCTACGTTAGTACGTTTAATATTGTTTGTACTAtatgtaataaataaaatagactAGAAATAGCATTAGCCATTTGGGAAAAAAATTTGAAGTATTGATGATACTTTTTTTTGGTCACTTTAAATATAACTTATAgtcaattaaaaaataaaattggcaTATTCCTGCCTTTTCTAGAAGTTGTCGTAAAACGGccttatttgtttatttaaatactataaaaaaaatttaaacttgaaaaggatttaacaaatgtttttaaatgtcttataaatttcaaattattttgtaAATGTATATGTTGTATGTTTAACTAAATTAATCCATATTTTGGTGGGAAAATGGAGAAGTAAAATTTATATGACCAAGGAAATGAGGAAGTTTCGAGGGTAAAGTTGTCGAATAAAAATTTAGTGTTAGGTTTATTAAGAAATTAGGTTGGCCTAAAAGTGCTTTTGTGGAAGCAGAGTGATGTCGATTATCCAAAACGACATCGAAATTGCAACAAACATCACTTGAAATTTGAAACGACAGTTTGGAGAATGAAGGTAACGTTTTTATTAATTACGTTATATGTACAGTCAAATCATAATCAATTTATAATGCATTCAATTGGGCTACTgaaatttgataaattcaattgATTTATGCAAGTAGTGTTATTGCGATCAATTAATTCATTTAGAAGCAAGGTAGTTCCTTGAGATTTAAGTTATGGAGCCAGTTTGgatacaaaaaatataattttaataaaaatatttaaataagttcaattttttaaaaattttattttaaaaataaagtaacGATTTTGGTGTTGGGTTGCAATAAGTGTCTCTGCATCGAACCATGATGTTTTGGctgctgtgcggtttaaaaCATTTGAGTTGCATaattaccaccagctatagcttggtatcagagctaagGTCATGGTTTCGATACTCAATGATTGCAAGGAGTACAATTATTAGGAGTGATATCGTTATGGTGCAATAATTGTTTCCGCTTGATAGAACAATCGATTCATGACGTTTGGACtgttgtgcggtttaaaatatttgagttgcaccattaccaacggctatagcttttggtaaaacGACAAACGTTCGGTCTTATATTTGGCGTATAGATAAATATTGACAAatgcttttatttttattttaaaatatcaatagcAACAAAAACTCAAAAGCTAGAAATACTAACTTCtgaaaaaccaattttttttacgCTACACTTTTTTagaaaagtatttttttataaaaaaaaaattacttttgaTCTCCTGACTTTTCCAACCAAACGATCTCATAAATTAACTTACAAAACAAACTTTTGTCCCCCACTTGTGTGGTGAATCAAAGTAGCACGCAATACATAAAGGAGCTTGGCTTAATCGCTTTATATTCAAGATAATCTCGGTTCAGAGTAAAAGATTTTTTTGTTTCTCATGCCGAGCCTAGACTCCGATTAGTTCCAGATTAATCTAGAGTCGAACCGGCGAAGAACGAAGTTCTTCCACCATCTCTCTTCTTCATTCACGAGACGCAAAGTTTTTGGTGAATCAAATGGTACATATTAAAACCAGGGACCGAACTAAGGATGAGACCGTTTGGTGTgattgataatatatatattatcatagTATGAATTATAAGTCTACAGTCAACCCACACACCAAACACCATGTAATAAGTGCCTACACCACATAAATTTTTTACATCTAATTTTTTATCACTCACATTACACATCCATATACTAACCATATACTTTCATATATAATCTGATCTCACAAGCCCAGCAGTGTGTAATAATAGTATAGGAAGTCATCCAATGTATTCCATCAGGCGCATGATACACAAATTTTTCCTATGTATGTATAACATTTTCTCATTATACAACCCTCAACTCAATAAGGTACATATAATTAAGCCGACAAAAAGGTAGCAGACTCAAAAGGTGTAATCTTTGTGTTATCTTGCCTTCACACCCTGAAAACCAGTGGAAAACAAGGCTTATTTGTAAGAATATTTTACATTTCATTTAAAAAACGAAGCTGCACCAGAGTCAGATTAAAAGATCAAACTTACTCGGAAAATTTTCCCCATTTTCTTCATCCCTGCAGCTCTTAATTTGAGAACATCCTTCGAAGCACTGGGATCTTTGAGCACCTGGCATAAAGACACCAtatctttcacaaaaatttcaaatcttgTGAATTGATGTTGATTGATAGATAGGCTAATTTCAAGAATTTTGAGCTAAGTGTTGAGGTATGAAACGTTATCGTGCCCCCTCTCACGTGCTCGCATTTGGGAAAGGTGGTAACCAATTTGGTATTAGAGTATGTGATCCTAGTAAGCAAAACCCTCGTAATTTATTAAGTTGGTTTCGATTGTTCACTTCCAGGCTTTTGTTCACTTTCTAGGCATGTTGCTAATATCCAATTTCCACAACTAGTGTCCCCAAAGCTTGAGGTGTTGGAAAGTGGTCAAATAATAGTGATGTAATTTAAAATAAAGTGATAGATATCcccccaaaaaataaaatatggtgCATGTCGTGCATTAGATTGATTCTATTTATGAGCCGATGAAAAGATAAACTTACCGTTTGACATACATGCGATAAGGTCATTTCGACATCTGCCACATTCATCTTCCAGAAACAATCGAGCATTGAATCTTGAATTTCTTTAGCCTCTTTCGAGGTCTTCTCATCTTTCATCTCTTCTATTTCAAAGCTCTTCCAATGTTCTTGTAGTTTAATGTAGGAAACAGCAGCTGAAACCAAAAATAGAACAAAAGAGTTTAAACTTCATCCAAAAGATTGAATGGATTGAGATAAACTTCAAAGCATGTTTGAATGACAAAATTTATCACCTGAAGATGCTGAAGCTCTCGATTTTCTTGTGTGTCTTTTATCTCTTAACCACTCTCCTACATATAAAATCTTCATAAATCGCTTCCCTTTTCCTATTTCTTTTGCAGCTTTCCTTGTGTAAACATAACCGATAATGTGCAGCAGGGCCACACCAAAAGCTGGAAAACGCATAAAATGAGTTTCTCTTCCTTGTACCCATCCCATTATGATTTTATTAGTGGCCTTTTAGGTTCTAAAATTGAAATACTGTCGAATTATTCTTTGCCTTACAAGATTGATCTTGTTTTCTTCCATAATTTTCCACACCAGTTGTTTTGATATAttgtagaaattttttttaatagaaaAGATTGGGGGCAGAAATTGCTCGCACTCACCTATGTGATTGCCTATATGTCACAAAATCAACCATGGATCATGAACAATTGTACAGTTCAAAAAACTGAGTTACATTCAATTTATTGGCTAAAGTTTTTGAGGTTATAGAATGCAGAATCTTACAATCGCTCTCCAAGTCGAGATCATGCGCTAGATTAATTCCCACGATTTAAAAGTTGAAACAATTgttggtattcggtattccaggTTCTTATCTCATTGTTTATGTGTTGTATTGATCAGAATATGCCAATATGGCACTTGAATTGTTACgcaatttaaattatttgaggAGCACTCTTACTATCAACCATGAACTTTGGTAGGTATGCACTCAGTTCAACATAAATCAACTCCATAAACTCAAAGAAAATATTTCTAACTTGGTTTAGCAAAGAAGTTAGAGgtatcataaaaaatattattgagaTTAGTTGATCGGATCATTGAAATCAAGAACCACTTTGCTTGACCAAAATTAATTTTGTTGTATAAGATGGATCTCTAAAGTTCATATAGATAAGGCAAAACACACTGTTTACAATAAATGCAAGACAAAATAGCTTACCTTCTTGAGAGAGGCGCTCAATTTCTAAATTCGCCCATTTTACTAACTCATCGTGTTTCCCTTCAACGCATAGTTGAAGTCGATCTTTCAGAGTCTCTGCAAGTTTCAGTTCCCTCTCCTCTCGAACTGCCTTCACTCAAAGTACTAGAAAGGCTCAATTGAGAATTCGAAATAAAATcttctcaaaatttatgacGCGGATCAAGTATACCTTCATTATCTCATCAAGTTTTGGTTTTTGAACTTCAGGGGATAAGGTCGGATCAAATTCAGGAGGTGGCGAAGAAAGTAACACAAGCTGGCCAACATAATCCTCGAAAATATCGCTTCCAAACACCTTTCTAAACAGAGCTTTATTATCAACCATAGAGTTCCTGAAGCAATTAGCAAAAAAACTAAATGTTTGTTAATCTATCTCAGAAATATAACATGATAATATAGGATTTTTTGGAGTGATGAAAAGttgaattctttttttttttttgtttcaaaaaaaaagaattcAACTTTTCATCACTCCAAAAAATCctatattgaaaaaaaaaaagaattcaaCTTTTCATCACTCCAAAAAATCCTATATTATCAAGTTATATTCTTACTCAATACATTatatttcattattattattatataaaaaaactataacataatatatttcgACAGACATGACATGACAAAtaccatataatatatatctctCAGAAACATAAAAAACATTCATTACATTTCCAATCCAACTTTTGAAAATGCATTCATAAAGATTTTCTGCAAATGCAGGAAATGTATCCAAATAATATCTAATGTTTATGGCTTTTCTTTCTTAAAGTAGCAGTTTAATTTTATCAAAGCAAGACAAAGCCTCGTTAAATTTCACCTTCGAGTTGTTTAAAAACATACTATCCGTGTGAATGCAATAATACTATGTGAACAGGAATAATTAACGTAACATTATAAAATGCAATAACCAGCCATTTATCTTACCCAGAAATTGTTGGCAGCTCCTCAGTCTCCATAATTTTCATCGGTGTAAAATTCTGGCCTTGAAAAGAGGGCACAAAGATCACTAAAATTTCATGCATGGATATGATTATAATTTATAACTACGTATATCCCAATTGCAAGCTAGCCATTAAACAGAGGAATACGCTGTAAGAAGAGATGGACCAAAATATAATACTGGATACCATGCATTTGAACCAGTGAGTTTGATATCCTGACATGCAGAGGTCGATTTTCTTTATCATATATCTCATAGATATCTATCGAACTTCCAAGTGATTTAGCAGAAGctgattattttttaagttcTACTTATTCGTGAAACagtgaaaaatctttcaaaattaGCATATAAATCTTAACATTATGATCACCAATTTGTGAAAATATCAGTAACAGATAGCGAATCCAGTCACTAGAGACAAAaccttcaaattcttcaataatcAATCCATAACAAAATAAGgtatatgatttttattttgcgCAAAATTTGAAAGAATTATAGTGAAATATAAATCAACGTTTTATGGCAAGATCTTGCATCGAAACATATGCGGCACGAGggaaaagaagaagatgaaaagGTTGATAAAATCTATATTATTGTCACACACAGGCATTTCATCAAATAATTTCATGTCCCATTAAGAATCCTTACAATCCTTACCTTCGATTGGTGGCCCTATTCAATAGAGCCACACATCAACTTCAACTCCAATTATTTTATATCGGCAACCATGGTAACCACCCAACTAGATTggccaaaaaaagaaaaagaaactaAATCAGATTTCTATCCAAGAACATGCAGCCAGCAGCCCCTTCCTCCAcgcaaggaaaaaaaaatcccATTTTAAAAAcatcaagaaaatattgaacACAGTCACATTTCACATTAATAAttctaaaaagaaaaaaaaatccagaAAACTGGATAAAAAGCAGAAATTATGAATTGAAACGTTAACGCTTGCATATGTTATCGAGAACCCAAGGATAAAATCAAGCATTAAAACCCACCAAAAATAACGTAAATTATCACTAACATTCACACATATTAATCACACACAtcgcacaaaataaaataaagatgatGAAAGCCGAACGGAGGACGTGAAGAAACGATAAAATGAAGAGAAAATTACCAACGAGGTGGAATTTGAGCTTCAGAAAATTAGGGGAATTCCTGCGTAGAAACTCCCTCTCTTTAATTTTACCGAGGGAAATCAAGATTCGATCTCCCTCTTGGAATCCttattgttaattatttttttattaacttaattgaaatgtttGTGGCATTTTATAGCTGTGCAGTTGACCGTTGAGATTAAGACGCTGTTAATTTAGACGCGTAAAGCTAGCCGACACATGCAAATGCAATGAAATTTGGGAAGGTTGAGCAGTGAAAAAAAATTACTGCCtcatatctttattttttacaattaatattttttaattaatttatctatTTGACTGTAATCTCTTCTTATTAAAATTTCCCTGGGATAACAACACTTATATTAATCAAGCAATTGAGGTTTGAAAGAAACATCCAAAAATTGTAAATCCAAGCTAATGGATGAACTGTGGAGAAGTATTTTTTccaattattataaatattttttttatctgcATGGAAAacgaatatataattttatcaaTTATCACTGGCGTGG
It encodes:
- the LOC140886291 gene encoding protein CASPARIAN STRIP INTEGRITY FACTOR 2-like; translated protein: MGLILVKKTIIVLFLISSTSIPGLRSTSPESKEVSSYPQQKSWEPHSHYQKTKDIDDAHKRLLLDVNTKDYGSYDPAPAFVKPPFKLIPN
- the LOC140890380 gene encoding chaperone protein dnaJ 10-like, which encodes MKIMETEELPTISGNSMVDNKALFRKVFGSDIFEDYVGQLVLLSSPPPEFDPTLSPEVQKPKLDEIMKAVREERELKLAETLKDRLQLCVEGKHDELVKWANLEIERLSQEAFGVALLHIIGYVYTRKAAKEIGKGKRFMKILYVGEWLRDKRHTRKSRASASSAAVSYIKLQEHWKSFEIEEMKDEKTSKEAKEIQDSMLDCFWKMNVADVEMTLSHVCQTVLKDPSASKDVLKLRAAGMKKMGKIFRGVKAR